Proteins co-encoded in one Bremerella sp. TYQ1 genomic window:
- a CDS encoding diguanylate cyclase yields MTMDPHSNTGSYQPENVTGNPAEDSIHAISNLLAWADEPLEDQFDQIDETDNQLIQVSLGIASGLFYSLQAKHFPTASHSLRVAKLCSRWAATLDLEAFQRDQLEVAALLHDVGKIGVPDYVLACPGKLAEEEQTVMDRGQDIGLEILSACCDGEEILDIIRYNAAWYDGTKGSFELKGEEIPLEARMLAIADAFDSMTVDQIFRRARSKDRALAELRSFAGTQFDPELVSHFCELQSRPLPAEARTTRQWLQVLSPEQVNKHWKANQQGANPSKYRRQTPFHDSLVRHIHDAVIYLDINLQILGWNQAAERLTGLTRAAVEGHQWSGEMIGLADQQGRKITPESDPVRMGIAAGTQGMHRLSIRNAAGKFVTVTAHIVPVIGEDGTKLGVTIQMHDTSSVESLEEQIQSLHYKATRDPLTGLVNRAEMDRGLVDMVQRHTTAGRACSLIICDIDFFKKINDTYGHQAGDEALISFASLLQEHARTADLCARYGGEEFVILCPNCKSEDAASLAEKIRSVLAAKPQSALGGKSMTASFGVTELQRGDTADSMLNRADRALLQSKEMGRNIVTQIGGGLKEPAVGDRRSWFSRLFAPKEPEILVKRAMKTKVPLNLAAEKIRGFVADHRAEVVSVSDDSIKVMIDGESLPLQRRVADRAVPLIIDLKFSPITGENGGQHTKVQISIAPRRNRDRRKRDAIERARHLLMSLQSYMVAYEFVDTTVAAEETKPSWWNRLWGPSAKGESR; encoded by the coding sequence ATGACCATGGACCCACACTCCAATACTGGTTCTTATCAGCCTGAAAACGTAACTGGCAATCCAGCGGAAGACTCGATTCACGCCATCTCGAACCTATTGGCGTGGGCCGATGAACCGTTGGAAGATCAGTTTGATCAGATCGACGAGACAGATAACCAACTGATTCAAGTCAGTCTCGGAATCGCGTCAGGTTTGTTTTACTCGCTGCAAGCCAAGCATTTCCCGACCGCTTCGCATTCGCTGCGTGTGGCTAAGCTCTGCTCACGTTGGGCCGCAACGCTCGATCTAGAAGCATTCCAACGTGATCAACTTGAAGTCGCCGCATTGCTGCACGATGTCGGCAAGATTGGCGTCCCAGATTATGTTCTGGCATGCCCAGGCAAGCTGGCTGAAGAAGAGCAAACAGTGATGGATCGTGGCCAAGACATTGGGCTCGAAATCCTTTCGGCATGCTGCGATGGCGAAGAAATCCTAGACATCATTCGCTACAACGCGGCCTGGTATGACGGCACCAAAGGAAGCTTTGAACTTAAAGGGGAAGAGATCCCCTTAGAGGCCCGCATGCTGGCGATCGCTGATGCATTCGACTCGATGACTGTCGATCAGATCTTTCGCCGAGCAAGATCCAAAGATCGTGCACTGGCAGAATTACGATCCTTCGCCGGAACGCAATTCGACCCTGAATTGGTAAGCCATTTCTGCGAACTCCAATCGCGGCCGCTACCAGCGGAGGCTCGCACGACGCGGCAATGGCTGCAAGTCCTCTCCCCAGAGCAAGTCAACAAACATTGGAAAGCGAATCAACAAGGAGCGAATCCTTCTAAGTATCGCCGGCAGACGCCATTTCATGACAGTCTTGTCCGCCACATACATGACGCAGTGATCTATCTGGATATCAATCTGCAGATCCTGGGCTGGAATCAAGCGGCAGAGCGGCTGACAGGTTTGACCCGAGCCGCCGTCGAAGGGCATCAATGGTCAGGCGAAATGATCGGTCTGGCCGATCAACAAGGCCGAAAAATTACGCCCGAATCGGACCCTGTTCGAATGGGAATTGCGGCCGGCACCCAAGGCATGCATCGGCTGTCGATCCGCAATGCGGCCGGAAAATTTGTGACGGTAACCGCTCATATTGTTCCCGTAATTGGAGAAGATGGTACGAAGCTGGGCGTCACGATTCAAATGCACGACACATCTAGTGTCGAATCGCTGGAAGAGCAAATCCAATCGCTTCACTACAAAGCGACACGCGATCCACTGACTGGCCTCGTCAATCGCGCAGAAATGGACCGAGGTCTGGTCGACATGGTTCAGCGGCATACCACCGCCGGTCGAGCTTGCAGCCTGATCATCTGCGATATCGACTTCTTCAAGAAGATCAACGACACCTACGGCCATCAAGCAGGCGATGAAGCGTTAATTTCGTTCGCCAGCTTATTGCAAGAACATGCTCGTACAGCGGACCTATGTGCTCGGTATGGCGGCGAGGAGTTTGTAATCCTTTGCCCGAATTGTAAGAGCGAAGATGCCGCCTCTTTAGCCGAGAAAATTCGCAGCGTTCTTGCTGCCAAGCCGCAATCGGCTCTTGGTGGCAAGAGCATGACGGCAAGCTTCGGCGTCACCGAACTGCAGCGAGGCGATACGGCCGACTCGATGCTCAATCGAGCCGACCGTGCTCTCCTTCAATCGAAGGAAATGGGCCGCAATATCGTGACGCAAATCGGTGGCGGCCTCAAAGAACCTGCCGTGGGTGACCGTCGAAGTTGGTTTAGTCGCCTGTTCGCGCCGAAAGAACCAGAGATTCTCGTCAAACGGGCCATGAAAACCAAAGTACCGTTGAATCTCGCAGCTGAAAAAATTCGCGGCTTTGTGGCGGATCATCGCGCGGAGGTGGTGAGCGTTAGCGACGACTCGATCAAAGTGATGATCGATGGCGAGTCGCTACCCCTTCAACGACGCGTTGCCGATCGTGCGGTCCCGCTGATCATCGACTTGAAGTTCAGCCCCATCACCGGAGAGAATGGTGGGCAGCACACCAAAGTACAGATCTCTATCGCTCCGCGTCGCAACCGTGACCGCCGTAAACGGGATGCCATCGAAAGAGCGCGACATCTGTTGATGAGTCTACAGTCGTACATGGTCGCCTATGAATTTGTCGACACGACGGTAGCGGCAGAAGAAACAAAACCTTCGTGGTGGAACCGTCTCTGGGGACCATCCGCGAAAGGAGAATCGCGATAA
- a CDS encoding fumarylacetoacetate hydrolase family protein translates to MRLISYQSETGPRTAVANGDGYVDLHRADSLLPTQMKHLLPMLSTHREAIEEVAKTGKTLEAAKVRLLPPVVEPQKILCIGLNYADHAAETGATVGDEPVVFNKFPTCLRADGQPIELPAVSQEVDYEAELVVVIGRTGRNISEADAMSHVAGYAVGHDVSARDWQKGKPGKQWLLGKSFDSFAPLGPELVTADEIDDPHDLRIQCRLNGETMQDSSTSQLIFRIDFLVSYLSKICTLMPGDLIYTGTPPGVGMARKPPVFMKPGDTVEIEIEGLGVLTNPVIAGK, encoded by the coding sequence ATGCGACTGATCAGTTACCAAAGTGAAACCGGACCGCGTACCGCTGTTGCTAATGGCGACGGATATGTTGATTTGCATCGAGCGGATTCATTGCTTCCAACCCAAATGAAGCACTTGCTGCCGATGCTATCAACCCATCGTGAGGCAATTGAAGAAGTTGCTAAGACTGGCAAGACATTAGAGGCAGCGAAGGTTCGTTTACTGCCTCCCGTGGTAGAGCCGCAAAAGATCCTATGCATCGGTTTGAACTACGCAGATCACGCTGCCGAGACGGGAGCCACGGTTGGAGATGAACCAGTCGTCTTCAACAAGTTTCCGACATGCCTGCGTGCCGACGGCCAGCCAATTGAGCTGCCAGCGGTTAGTCAGGAGGTCGACTACGAAGCGGAGTTGGTCGTTGTCATCGGACGTACCGGTAGGAATATCTCTGAGGCTGATGCAATGAGTCATGTTGCCGGCTACGCGGTCGGGCACGACGTTTCGGCTCGTGACTGGCAAAAGGGGAAGCCTGGCAAGCAGTGGCTGCTTGGCAAGTCGTTTGATAGCTTTGCCCCACTCGGCCCAGAACTGGTAACGGCGGATGAGATCGATGATCCGCATGATCTGCGCATTCAGTGCCGTCTTAATGGCGAAACGATGCAAGATTCTTCGACGAGTCAGCTGATCTTCCGAATCGACTTTCTCGTGTCCTATCTATCGAAAATCTGCACGTTGATGCCTGGCGACTTGATTTATACCGGAACACCCCCAGGCGTTGGGATGGCCCGAAAGCCGCCTGTTTTCATGAAGCCAGGGGACACCGTGGAAATCGAAATTGAAGGACTTGGTGTTCTGACCAATCCCGTCATTGCAGGCAAGTAG